A portion of the Pseudorasbora parva isolate DD20220531a chromosome 1, ASM2467924v1, whole genome shotgun sequence genome contains these proteins:
- the LOC137073027 gene encoding uncharacterized protein, with product MNPGPPALYQLKTERTYIHGTNRNVRWWTYGQKDRNKQNKVILMVGETGSGKTTLINTMINHLLGVTFEDQEFYQITEEDEEDRDETQTQTSEITVYEAFVEENPTSLTIIDTPGYGDTGGFEKDREISEYLSRLFSDKDGIGYIDAVCFVMKASQNRLSGKELYIFHSVLSLFGRDIENNIVFLLTQSNGQRPTDALRVIRKAQIPCRRDGKKQPVHYLFNNQQKEKRDEEYSCVLKSSWEMGERSMKEFFTLMEEKNRKSVKMTLDVLKERRRLEACVSNLKGRISEEEFKMKNLTEIQEAIKENRDKIEKCEKFQFTVQTAVKEKVPNVNEWFWNRNVTCCSVCEENCHEWSCWWLNEPLTCSVMKNDHCTVCTGKCHYSKHVRENKKYVLETKTVTMTFKELKQEYERTGKKPKTRYDKKIFGNITKEHERNMKESENKSKIEEKLIRDLEKIKHEKFLLLHEAYKTIMSLAEIALKDDSAFTLHHLELLIPRLKEEGKDEWVKNLEDLRKAGEEKKNKGALQHVKDFTGQQWKQIDHCVTELEVFVSKMNISNSMREIFLNYISAQRGCIVLSKHMKKVTDVLLKDPGMQVIGVIMSLADAANNSINCSSWKKRLMTQLRQDIKAELEGFQDKITPMAEMMNDIQECTEKILNVQDAILIEDIADLTAQMSETICLVESETAAAGRFSIVLDMFSVCKNTSVLNDMNRLAETAIPEQIDKIFHANLVLQVVPIGTQAVTMMFHPVTEFCQVARITRQHALRSSPVSRFLSSYIKLQTLTNERQVYRGRAHPQKKI from the exons ATGAATCCCGGTCCTCCAGCACTTTACCAACTTAAAACGGAACGAACATACATTCATGGAACTAATAGAAATGTCAGATGGTGGACATATGGACAAAAAGACAGAAACAAGCAGAACAAAGTCATACTGATGGTGGGAGAAACCGGCTCTGGGAAAACCACCCTCATCAACACCATGATCAACCACTTACTGGGAGTGACGTTTGAGGATCAAGAGTTTTATCAAATCACtgaagaagatgaagaagaTAGAGATGAAACACAAACCCAGACATCTGAGATCACAGTTTATGAGGCGTTTGTTGAAGAAAACCCAACATCTCTGACCATCATTGATACTCCAGGATACGGAGACACTGGAGGATTTGAGAAAGACAGAGAGATTTCTGAGTATCTGAGCAGGTTATTTTCAGATAAGGATGGGATTGGTTATATTGATGCAGTGTGTTTTGTGATGAAGGCGTCTCAGAATCGTCTCTCTGGAAAAGAGCTTTACATATTTCACTCAGTTCTTTCTCTGTTTGGGAGAGATATAGAGAACAACATTGTGTTTCTACTCACACAGTCAAATGGACAACGTCCAACAGATGCCCTCAGAGTCATTAGGAAAGCACAGATTCCCTGCAGAAGAGATGGGAAGAAACAACCTGTTCACTACTTATTCAACAACCAGCAGAAAGAGAAAAGAGATGAAGAGTATTCATGTGTTTTGAAATCATCATGGGAAATGGGAGAGAGAAGCATGAAGGAGTTCTTCACACTCATGGAAGAAAAGAACAGAAAAAGTGTTAAGATGACATTAGATGTTCTGAAAGAGCGAAGACGACTCGAGGCCTGTGTCTCTAATCTGAAGGGGCGAATCAGTGAAGAGgagtttaaaatgaaaaaccTGACTGAGATTCAGGAAGCCATCAAAGAGAACAGAGACAAGATCGAGAAATGTGAAAAATTTCAGTTTACAGTCCAAACGGCTGTCAAAGAAAAAGTCCCCAATGTAAATGAATGGTTTTGGAACAGAAATGTAACCTGCTGCTCCGTCTGTGAGGAAAACTGTCATGAGTGGAGCTGCTGGTGGCTAAATGAACCCTTAACGTGTTCAGTCATGAAAAACGACCACTGCACTGTGTGTACTGGAAAGTGTCATTACAGCAAACATGTCAGGGAGAACAAAAAATATGTGTTAGAAACAAAGACAGTCACTATGACATTTAAGGAGCTTAAACAAGAGTATGAGCGCACTGGTAAAAAGCCCAAAACCAGatatgataaaaaaatatttggaaacattacAAAGGAACATGAAAGAAACATGAAAGAGTCTGAGAATAAAAGCAAAATAGAAGAAAAACTGATCCGTGATCTTGAGAAGATAAAACATGAGAAGTTCCTCCTGCTGCATGAAGCTTATAAGACCATCATGAGTCTGGCCGAGATCGCATTAAAAGACGACAGCGCTTTCACTCTTCATCATTTGGAGCTTCTGATTCCCAGACTGAAGGAGGAGGGAAAAGATGAATGGGTGAAGAACCTGGAGGATCTGAGGAAAGCTGgagaagagaagaaaaacaaGGGGGCTTTACAGCATGTGAAGGATTTCACTGGGCAACAGTGGAAGCAGATTGACCATTGTGTAACTG AGCTGGAGGTGTTCGTCTCAAAGATGAATATATCAAACTCCATGAGAGAGATTTTCCTAAACTACATCAGTGCACAGAGAGGCTGCATAGTGTTATCGAAACATATGAAAAAGGTTACAGACGTGCTACTGAAGGATCCAGGAATGCAGG TCATAGGAGTCATAATGAGTCTCGCAGACGCTGCAAATAACAGCATAAACTGCAGCTCTTGGAAAAAGCGGCTGATGACACAACTAAGACAAGACATTAAAGCTGAACTGGAGGGATTTCAGGATAAAATCACCCCGATGGCTGAAATGATGAATGACATTCAAGAGTGTACTGAAAAAATCTTGAACGTGCAAGATGCCATACTGATAGAAGACATCGCTGATTTGACTGCGCAGATGTCTGAAACTATATGTCTGGTTGAATCAGAAACAGCAGCTGCTGGTAGATTTAGCATTGTGCTTGACATGTTCTCAGTCTGTAAAAATACCAGTGTCCTCAATGACATGAACCGACTTGCAGAAACAGCCATTCCTGAACAAATAGACAAAA